The Primulina huaijiensis isolate GDHJ02 chromosome 12, ASM1229523v2, whole genome shotgun sequence genome has a window encoding:
- the LOC140989408 gene encoding uncharacterized protein: METLLKRFQSFKPPTLKGTESAIDFESWLDDIEMLFESLDYTDDRRVKLIGHQLHKVAKNWWFTTKRALEHRGTEITCKVFKAEFYQRFFPVSYRKDKGDEFANLRQVQLNIEEYVAKFSTLLRFAPHVAKSDEAVADKFINGLNPDIFTLVNTGRPNNFADALNRAKGAEAGLIKQRGLSYAAPVPRPPQPSFQSPPRFESGGIVVARKIN; encoded by the coding sequence atggagacacTACTGAAACGGTTTCAATCTTTCAAACCGCCGACACTGAAAGGTACTGAGAGTGCTATTGATTtcgaaagctggttagatgacatcgagatgttatttgagtccctTGACTATACAGATGACCGTCGAGTGAAGTtaattgggcatcaactgcataAAGTCGCAAAGAATTGGTGGTTTACCACAAAGAGAgcgttggagcatcgtggcacagagatcacttgtAAAGTCTTTAAAGCAGAGTTTTATCAACGCTTCTTTCCCGTGTCATACAGAAAAGATAAAGGTGATGAATTTGCCAATCTGAGACAAGTACAGTTgaatatcgaagaatatgtggcaAAGTTCTCGACATTACTcagatttgctcctcacgttGCAAAAAGTGACGAGGCCGTTGCAGATAAGtttatcaatggcttgaatcctgatatctttaccttggtgaaCACCGGCAGACCGAACAACTTTGCAGATGCCTTGAACCGAGCCAAGGGAGCGGAAGCGGGCCTGATTAAGCAACGAGGACTATCGTATGCTGCTCCGGTTCCGAGACCACCACAACCCTCTTTTCAatcacctcccagattcgagagcggTGGTatagtagtggcaagaaagatcaACTGA